A region of Moorena producens PAL-8-15-08-1 DNA encodes the following proteins:
- the coaD gene encoding pantetheine-phosphate adenylyltransferase: MIAIYPGSFDPITLGHLDIIQRGCRLFDKVIVTVLRNPTKSPLFTVLERVEQIKLCTQHLPNVEVDSFTGLTVEYAKLKKAQVLLRGLRVLSDFEKELQMAHTNHTLWDEIETVFLATSNEYSFLSSSVVKEIAKFGGSVDHLVPQQVALDIYRCYAKNHPGTTHPSQTNPQTRLNPLILDQET; encoded by the coding sequence GTGATTGCAATCTATCCAGGTAGCTTCGATCCCATTACCCTAGGACACCTTGACATCATCCAGCGTGGCTGTAGACTCTTTGATAAGGTGATTGTGACGGTGCTGCGCAATCCCACTAAATCTCCCTTGTTCACAGTGCTTGAGCGAGTCGAGCAGATTAAACTTTGCACCCAACACTTACCTAATGTAGAAGTGGACAGTTTCACCGGTTTAACTGTGGAATATGCCAAACTGAAGAAAGCTCAAGTACTGTTGCGAGGGTTAAGGGTGCTTTCTGACTTTGAGAAGGAACTCCAGATGGCTCATACCAATCATACCCTCTGGGATGAAATCGAAACGGTTTTTCTCGCCACCTCTAACGAATATAGTTTCTTGAGTAGTAGCGTAGTCAAAGAGATTGCCAAATTTGGCGGCTCCGTCGATCATCTTGTCCCCCAACAGGTTGCCTTAGATATATACCGATGTTACGCCAAGAATCATCCCGGTACGACCCACCCGAGCCAAACAAACCCCCAAACCAGACTGAATCCTTTAATCCTGGATCAGGAGACATAG
- the smc gene encoding chromosome segregation protein SMC yields the protein MELSRFKSFGGTTKIPLLEGFTVISGPNGSGKSNILDALLFCLGIASSKGMRAERLPDLVNHNKEHRGTVEASVTVTFDLSDFNNYDELQVTELDEPLQPSKLDEPLQVNKLQVVRVRAASALPKAWPKGQGSENNLQPNNLQPNNLQPDNLQPDNLQPNNLQPNNLQPNNLQPNNLQPNNLQPNNLGQKATLREQPSNPDQPSTPDQPATDLEWSVTRRLRVTKQGNYSSQYYINGEPSTVTVLHEQLNRLRVYPEGYNVVQQGDVTSIISMKSRERREIIDELAGVAAFDRKITQTKQTLATVKEREERCRIIEQELTAQRDRLAADRAKAEKYQKLRAELQQKQQWEIVLKWRLLQKQVSQVQQQIDAANTKKAQLIAQITSIEEQINQTTTELDQLNARVKALGEEEQIAIASTLATQQAEQRQLQTRQQELTDNLQNAAVNLQGTQETIQQVEQTLEQLIAEKNDLETLSKTSLQVARDEAQAALNQSREQANAIAAASDAWVQQQTTLTKEIDTLLKTINPQRTEQAQLQERQNQLNRQIQDQTQQLQTLEPEIATKQTQAVALETQLTTYSQQVQSLAQSLGNTEQQLQLQQQTQTRLLGEQRQKQRQLDKLEAQAQAQQEAQGTYATKVILESSIIGVCGLVAQLGRVEPRYQLALEIAAGARLGNLVVEDDSVAAAGIELLKQKRAGRATFLPLTKIQPRPFTETVVLRYAKGFVDYAIRLIDCDPRYQKVFAYVFGSTVVFETLNDARTYLGKHRIVTLDGEILEISGAMTGGSTSHRSGLHFGTSDTMESSEIRSLRTRLGEIEQILNHCEGLITTESASVKQITQELTETRAKHSETKLRLEQLKREIEQSQTNLGQMRTLLAKNNQELSAATQRLETIAIELPQQESKLADLRQQLAQLEESQTHNEWQQIQNIIKTQEAQLRECEQALRNTEKQLQQKENQQQRLRDQLTEGHRKIADYQTQIESWQQQQSAINTQLETLTKQITETTVALRQLEEKLGQEKQKRDRTEQHLQKLRQQHQETSWQQQKLQETQSARVEKLASLQTQLQDQAAELPDPIPEIPPIVKKNSPSSDKKSSEGIALDSLAAQLEQLQKELRNGQKRLQAMEPVNMLALEEYDRTQARLQELSEKLETIAGERTELLLRIENFTTLRYRAFKEAFDAVNENFQAIFAELSDGDGYLQLDDPEDPFSGGLNLVAHPKGKPVRRLASMSGGEKSLTALSFIFALQRYRPSPFYAFDEVDMFLDGANVQRLAKMIKQQAKLAQFIVVSLRRPMIESAQRTIGVTQARGAYTQVLGLKLSPKSTVN from the coding sequence GTGGAACTCTCGCGGTTCAAATCCTTCGGCGGCACCACAAAAATACCGCTCCTGGAAGGATTTACCGTAATTTCTGGGCCAAACGGGTCAGGCAAATCCAACATCCTTGATGCTCTTCTATTTTGTCTTGGTATCGCCAGTTCCAAAGGAATGCGAGCTGAACGCCTTCCTGATTTAGTTAACCACAATAAAGAACATCGAGGCACTGTCGAAGCCAGTGTCACAGTTACCTTTGACTTATCTGACTTCAATAACTATGACGAGTTACAGGTTACAGAGTTAGACGAACCGTTACAGCCTAGCAAGTTAGACGAACCGTTACAGGTTAACAAGTTGCAGGTTGTTCGCGTTCGCGCAGCGTCGGCTTTGCCGAAAGCGTGGCCAAAAGGCCAAGGTTCAGAAAATAACCTTCAACCCAATAACCTTCAACCCAATAACCTTCAACCAGATAACCTTCAACCAGATAACCTTCAACCCAATAACCTTCAACCTAATAACCTTCAACCCAATAACCTTCAACCCAATAACCTTCAACCCAATAACCTTCAACCCAATAACCTTGGCCAAAAGGCCACGCTACGCGAACAACCGTCAAACCCTGACCAACCGTCAACTCCTGACCAACCTGCAACTGATCTAGAATGGAGTGTGACCCGACGGCTGCGAGTCACTAAACAAGGTAATTACAGTTCCCAGTACTACATCAATGGTGAACCTTCTACTGTTACTGTACTTCATGAACAACTTAATCGCCTGCGGGTTTACCCAGAAGGTTATAATGTTGTTCAGCAAGGAGACGTTACTAGCATTATTTCAATGAAATCCCGAGAAAGGCGGGAGATTATTGACGAATTAGCGGGAGTTGCTGCTTTTGACCGCAAAATTACCCAAACGAAACAAACCCTCGCCACTGTAAAAGAGCGAGAAGAACGTTGCCGAATTATTGAACAAGAACTGACGGCTCAACGCGATCGCTTAGCTGCTGACCGTGCTAAAGCTGAGAAATATCAAAAACTCCGTGCTGAACTCCAACAAAAGCAACAGTGGGAAATTGTTCTAAAATGGCGATTGCTCCAGAAGCAAGTATCCCAAGTCCAACAGCAAATTGATGCTGCTAATACAAAAAAAGCCCAGCTTATTGCTCAGATTACTAGCATTGAGGAACAAATTAACCAAACTACCACTGAACTTGACCAACTCAATGCTCGGGTCAAAGCCTTAGGAGAAGAAGAACAAATTGCGATCGCATCCACCCTTGCCACTCAACAAGCTGAACAACGTCAACTACAAACCCGACAGCAGGAACTAACTGATAACCTACAAAATGCCGCTGTTAATCTCCAAGGTACACAAGAGACAATTCAACAAGTCGAGCAAACCCTGGAACAGTTGATCGCAGAAAAAAATGATCTAGAGACCTTGTCTAAAACCTCCTTACAAGTGGCACGGGATGAGGCCCAAGCTGCTCTCAACCAAAGCCGAGAACAAGCCAATGCGATCGCAGCCGCTAGTGATGCCTGGGTACAACAACAAACCACCCTCACCAAGGAGATTGACACCCTACTCAAAACCATCAACCCCCAACGCACGGAGCAAGCTCAACTCCAAGAGCGTCAGAATCAGCTAAATCGGCAAATCCAAGACCAAACCCAGCAACTGCAAACCTTAGAACCAGAAATCGCCACCAAGCAAACCCAAGCTGTGGCATTAGAAACTCAATTAACCACTTATTCCCAACAAGTCCAGTCCCTCGCCCAATCCTTAGGGAATACCGAACAACAACTACAACTCCAACAACAAACCCAAACTCGCCTGCTCGGGGAACAACGGCAAAAACAACGGCAACTCGATAAACTAGAAGCCCAAGCCCAAGCTCAACAAGAAGCCCAAGGGACTTATGCTACTAAAGTTATCCTAGAAAGTAGTATAATAGGAGTATGTGGATTAGTCGCCCAATTGGGTAGAGTTGAACCCCGCTATCAGCTAGCCCTAGAAATTGCCGCTGGCGCACGCCTCGGTAATTTAGTGGTAGAAGATGATAGTGTAGCAGCGGCTGGGATCGAACTCCTCAAACAAAAACGCGCTGGCAGAGCCACCTTCTTACCTCTGACCAAAATCCAACCCAGGCCATTTACCGAAACGGTTGTGCTACGGTATGCTAAGGGCTTTGTTGACTACGCCATTAGGCTAATTGATTGCGACCCCCGTTACCAAAAAGTCTTTGCCTACGTGTTTGGGTCTACAGTAGTCTTTGAAACTCTCAATGATGCCCGTACCTACTTGGGCAAACACCGCATTGTTACCCTAGATGGGGAAATCTTGGAAATAAGCGGTGCCATGACTGGTGGTAGCACCAGTCACCGTTCGGGATTGCACTTTGGTACCAGTGACACCATGGAGTCCTCTGAAATCCGTAGCTTGCGAACCCGGTTAGGGGAAATCGAACAGATTCTAAACCACTGCGAGGGATTGATTACTACCGAATCTGCCTCGGTCAAACAAATTACCCAGGAATTGACAGAAACTAGGGCAAAACACTCGGAAACCAAATTACGTTTGGAACAGTTAAAAAGGGAGATTGAGCAATCTCAGACAAATCTTGGCCAAATGCGTACGCTTCTGGCTAAAAACAACCAAGAACTCTCCGCCGCTACTCAACGGCTAGAGACCATAGCGATAGAGTTACCCCAACAAGAATCCAAACTTGCCGACTTACGGCAACAACTGGCTCAACTGGAGGAGTCTCAAACTCATAACGAGTGGCAACAGATTCAGAACATCATTAAAACCCAAGAAGCTCAGTTGCGCGAGTGTGAACAAGCCTTGAGAAATACCGAGAAACAGCTACAACAGAAGGAGAATCAGCAACAGCGCCTGAGGGATCAACTGACCGAAGGCCACCGCAAAATAGCAGACTATCAAACCCAAATCGAATCTTGGCAACAACAGCAATCAGCAATTAACACTCAGTTAGAAACACTCACCAAGCAAATTACCGAAACGACAGTTGCCTTACGCCAGTTAGAGGAGAAATTGGGGCAAGAGAAACAAAAACGCGATCGCACCGAGCAACACCTACAAAAACTGCGCCAACAACACCAAGAAACCTCTTGGCAACAGCAAAAACTTCAAGAAACCCAGTCTGCTAGAGTAGAAAAACTTGCTAGTCTCCAAACTCAACTCCAAGACCAAGCTGCTGAATTACCAGACCCAATACCAGAAATACCTCCAATTGTCAAAAAAAATTCCCCCTCTAGTGATAAAAAAAGCTCAGAGGGAATTGCCCTTGACTCCCTAGCTGCTCAACTAGAACAACTACAAAAGGAACTGCGCAACGGACAGAAACGTCTACAGGCTATGGAACCCGTGAATATGCTGGCCTTAGAAGAATATGACCGAACTCAAGCTCGCCTCCAAGAACTGTCTGAGAAACTCGAAACCATAGCTGGTGAACGTACTGAACTGTTGTTAAGGATAGAAAACTTTACCACCTTGAGATACCGTGCTTTCAAAGAAGCCTTTGATGCCGTCAATGAAAATTTCCAAGCCATCTTTGCTGAACTGTCCGATGGGGATGGTTATTTACAACTCGATGATCCAGAGGACCCCTTTAGCGGTGGACTAAACCTGGTGGCACACCCCAAAGGTAAACCGGTGCGGCGGCTAGCATCTATGTCAGGAGGAGAAAAATCCCTCACAGCCCTTAGCTTTATCTTTGCCCTACAACGCTACCGTCCCTCGCCATTTTATGCTTTTGATGAAGTCGATATGTTTTTGGACGGGGCAAATGTCCAGCGATTAGCTAAAATGATCAAACAACAGGCTAAACTTGCGCAATTTATTGTAGTGAGCTTACGCCGTCCTATGATTGAGTCTGCTCAACGCACCATTGGTGTTACCCAAGCCAGGGGAGCATACACTCAAGTATTGGGTTTAAAACTATCACCCAAAAGTACGGTTAACTAG
- a CDS encoding DUF3134 domain-containing protein, protein MYNPALRELHRDQLAEVIPLKQETSLLDWLESNNRLIPREIVEEENPLGDDVEISELMGVEDNSYEEEEESLN, encoded by the coding sequence ATGTACAATCCTGCTCTACGTGAACTACATCGTGATCAACTCGCTGAGGTCATTCCCCTTAAGCAAGAAACTTCCCTTTTAGATTGGTTAGAGTCTAATAATCGCCTGATCCCACGGGAGATTGTAGAGGAAGAAAATCCCCTAGGTGATGACGTAGAAATCTCTGAACTGATGGGGGTAGAGGACAATAGCTACGAGGAGGAGGAAGAAAGTTTGAATTAA
- a CDS encoding PRC-barrel domain-containing protein: MTTEQIRPRSDILNTQVITRDNGKRLGVVKELLVDIDRRQVVALGLRDNLLAVAGMPKYMLLSSIRQFGDVILVDDQDVIEDIDVDAYSTLINSEVITETGELLGRVRGFKFNVEDGTVSALIIASIGLPQIPDQVISTYELPIDEIVSSGPDRLIVFEEAQEHLVQLTVGVLERMGVGRPPWEKDTEDPYYTPTARPENQLGTGIPIRTPISQTVENANRAQDAWDDDWQEPELEPIRREAPVPKKYVEARLEEDNWSDEREESPQPVRYEQPVYSSPEPNYGKTNTQDYDKYEVEGDAWDDDRSPEPYKAPRVNIPEKKKAPEYEEEAGY; encoded by the coding sequence ATGACAACGGAACAAATTCGTCCACGCTCCGATATCTTAAATACTCAGGTAATTACCCGTGACAATGGCAAACGCCTCGGAGTCGTCAAGGAGCTCTTGGTAGATATAGACAGACGCCAGGTTGTGGCACTGGGTCTGCGAGACAACCTCCTGGCAGTAGCCGGTATGCCAAAGTACATGCTCCTGAGCAGCATTCGACAATTTGGTGATGTCATCCTGGTAGATGATCAAGACGTTATCGAAGATATTGATGTCGATGCCTATAGTACCCTGATTAACAGCGAAGTGATCACCGAAACCGGTGAACTCTTAGGTCGGGTTAGAGGCTTCAAGTTCAATGTAGAAGATGGCACCGTTTCCGCCCTAATCATTGCATCGATAGGGTTACCCCAAATACCCGACCAGGTTATTAGTACTTATGAGCTACCCATTGATGAAATTGTCAGCAGTGGTCCAGACCGATTAATTGTATTTGAGGAAGCTCAAGAGCATCTGGTCCAGTTAACCGTCGGGGTATTAGAACGTATGGGGGTTGGCAGACCCCCTTGGGAAAAGGACACAGAAGACCCCTACTATACTCCAACGGCTAGACCAGAAAATCAACTGGGAACCGGGATTCCAATACGTACTCCGATCTCTCAGACAGTAGAGAATGCCAACCGAGCTCAAGATGCCTGGGATGACGATTGGCAAGAGCCAGAACTAGAGCCGATCAGACGAGAAGCACCAGTTCCGAAGAAGTATGTCGAAGCCAGATTAGAAGAAGATAACTGGAGCGATGAACGGGAAGAGTCCCCTCAGCCAGTGCGCTACGAGCAGCCAGTCTATAGCTCACCTGAGCCAAACTATGGTAAAACTAACACCCAGGACTATGACAAGTACGAAGTCGAGGGTGATGCCTGGGATGATGACCGCTCCCCAGAGCCTTACAAAGCACCGCGAGTCAACATTCCTGAGAAAAAGAAAGCTCCAGAATACGAAGAAGAGGCTGGTTACTAA
- a CDS encoding sirohydrochlorin chelatase: protein MSPSSAYLLISHGSHDLRPQRAMEQLAQLLRIRLASQEARSTQTILPKISPQGSSGDGDLLTANGLSSQPLVGTATLELGGITLNEQIGQFAQLAKGAGCKELKLLPLFLLRGVHVMEDIPWQVSLAQQKLGSETVIHLLPHLGANPALVRLLTNQWAKLDGDAKILLSHGTSRPGVQEETGAVANQLGAVAAYWSVQPSLWEQVSILTESGAKRIAILAYFLFEGGITDAIAQMLLEIQQKFPQVQLNLGKPIGVSEGLVDLIMDGIRQQ, encoded by the coding sequence TTGTCACCCTCATCTGCGTATTTGTTAATCTCCCACGGCAGTCATGACCTACGTCCCCAGCGGGCTATGGAACAATTGGCTCAGTTGCTGCGAATTCGACTAGCCTCTCAGGAGGCTAGGTCTACACAGACAATCTTACCGAAAATCTCACCACAGGGCAGCAGTGGTGACGGTGATCTGTTAACCGCTAACGGTCTTTCTAGTCAACCTTTGGTAGGTACAGCCACTTTAGAACTAGGGGGTATAACCCTAAATGAGCAAATCGGACAATTTGCTCAGCTCGCTAAAGGGGCTGGCTGTAAGGAATTGAAACTATTGCCCCTATTTCTATTGCGGGGAGTACATGTCATGGAGGATATTCCTTGGCAAGTATCTCTAGCGCAACAGAAATTAGGTAGTGAAACTGTGATTCATCTACTGCCTCATTTGGGAGCTAATCCGGCTTTGGTGAGGCTGTTGACAAATCAATGGGCAAAGCTAGATGGCGATGCCAAGATTTTGTTGTCCCATGGAACGAGCCGCCCTGGGGTTCAAGAAGAAACGGGGGCTGTAGCTAACCAGTTGGGGGCTGTGGCGGCCTACTGGTCAGTACAGCCGTCCCTTTGGGAGCAGGTCTCTATACTAACAGAGTCTGGAGCAAAAAGGATTGCCATTTTGGCATATTTTTTGTTTGAGGGAGGAATTACCGATGCGATCGCACAAATGTTACTGGAGATACAGCAAAAGTTCCCTCAAGTACAGTTGAATCTCGGGAAACCGATTGGTGTGAGTGAGGGATTAGTGGATTTGATTATGGATGGGATTAGGCAGCAATGA
- a CDS encoding B12-binding domain-containing radical SAM protein, giving the protein MRVLLLSPLFTKSYWSFDKAIELIGCKVAQPPMGLITVAAILPQTWEFRLVDRNVRLETDADWEWADVVIVSGMIVQKPDMLHLIGEGKRWGKLVAVGGPYVTSIAEEAQEAGVDFLILDEGEITLPRFVEALALGETSGVFRAHGERADVSKTPIPRYDLLELDAYSEMSVQFSRGCPFECEFCDISVRYGRKPRTKTPAQVLAELQTLYNLGWRLPVFIVDDNFIGNKRHVKVLLQELAPWMAEHGYPFPLSTEASLNLAEDDELLELMIAANFSSVFVGIETPNTDSLTLTKKHQNTRQPLRDAVEKINRAGLRVMAGFIIGLDGEKPGAGDRIIDFVEATAIPHPVFSMLQALPNTALWDRLKQEGRLLEGNEENINQTTLTNFIPTRPIEQLAQEYVSCFWELYKPESYLGRLYRHYLNMKPKPYQPKLVMPKLIYLWALLTIIWRNGIKRQTRFQFWGQLFSILRHNPQVWKRYLRDHAYLEHFLEYRQIVHDQIPAQLAKFLAALPNTRCFAEVAGEV; this is encoded by the coding sequence GTGAGAGTTTTACTCCTGTCTCCTCTGTTCACGAAATCCTATTGGTCTTTTGATAAAGCCATAGAACTGATCGGCTGCAAAGTCGCCCAACCCCCTATGGGTCTGATTACTGTAGCAGCTATTCTTCCTCAAACCTGGGAATTCCGCTTAGTAGACCGCAATGTTCGTTTAGAAACTGACGCTGACTGGGAATGGGCAGATGTGGTGATCGTTTCCGGTATGATCGTCCAGAAACCCGATATGCTCCACCTGATTGGGGAGGGGAAACGGTGGGGCAAATTGGTAGCCGTCGGTGGTCCCTATGTCACCTCTATAGCAGAGGAAGCTCAAGAAGCAGGAGTAGACTTTCTGATATTAGATGAAGGTGAGATTACCCTACCGAGATTTGTTGAAGCACTGGCTCTGGGAGAAACTTCGGGAGTATTCCGTGCTCATGGAGAAAGGGCAGATGTCTCCAAGACACCAATTCCCCGCTACGATTTACTGGAATTGGATGCTTATAGCGAGATGTCGGTACAGTTTTCCCGTGGTTGTCCTTTCGAGTGCGAGTTCTGTGACATCTCTGTGCGATATGGCCGTAAACCGCGCACTAAAACCCCAGCTCAAGTATTGGCTGAATTGCAAACCCTCTATAATTTGGGTTGGCGGCTTCCTGTATTTATAGTTGATGATAATTTTATTGGCAATAAACGCCATGTCAAGGTTCTGTTGCAGGAACTGGCTCCCTGGATGGCAGAGCATGGTTACCCCTTTCCTTTGTCCACAGAAGCTTCCTTGAATCTGGCCGAGGATGATGAACTGTTGGAGTTGATGATTGCTGCCAATTTTAGTTCAGTCTTTGTGGGAATTGAAACACCAAATACCGATAGCTTGACCCTGACCAAAAAACACCAAAACACCCGTCAACCCTTACGAGATGCCGTTGAGAAAATTAATCGGGCAGGTTTGCGAGTGATGGCTGGCTTTATTATTGGCTTGGATGGGGAAAAACCAGGAGCAGGCGATCGCATTATCGATTTTGTAGAAGCAACCGCCATTCCCCATCCTGTGTTTAGTATGTTACAAGCCTTGCCCAATACCGCCCTTTGGGATCGGCTCAAACAAGAGGGGCGTTTACTAGAAGGCAATGAAGAAAATATCAATCAGACAACCCTGACCAATTTTATCCCCACTCGCCCGATAGAACAACTGGCTCAGGAATATGTCAGTTGTTTCTGGGAATTATATAAACCAGAATCCTATTTAGGCAGACTTTATCGGCACTACTTAAATATGAAGCCGAAACCCTATCAGCCTAAGTTGGTAATGCCAAAATTGATCTATTTGTGGGCACTGCTAACTATTATCTGGCGCAATGGCATCAAGCGCCAAACCCGCTTCCAATTCTGGGGTCAACTTTTTTCTATCCTCAGGCACAATCCTCAGGTATGGAAACGCTATCTTAGGGATCATGCCTATCTGGAACATTTCCTTGAATACCGCCAAATTGTCCACGATCAAATTCCAGCACAACTAGCTAAGTTTTTGGCAGCACTTCCTAACACTAGATGTTTTGCAGAAGTGGCGGGGGAAGTCTAG
- a CDS encoding ATP synthase F0 subunit B, which yields MLRQESSRYDPPEPNKPPNQTESFNPGSGDIDIQGQFNYIEDIIFDSPHIPFTRRTLIDEELLLAQLDLVRENLPLAFQQATRIIEEHDAIIQQAEQYAQEIIETAQRRAEMILDELGIIQQAEHEAQQISQQVQKECEAMHKQTVSELEQMRRKAQQELEQMRQMTLAECEEIQNGADAYADGVLYNIEQHLSDMLRVIRNGRQQLNGSVKPQNSGKKDNGKKDNGKKDNGKGGSISPKIPSKSKKR from the coding sequence ATGTTACGCCAAGAATCATCCCGGTACGACCCACCCGAGCCAAACAAACCCCCAAACCAGACTGAATCCTTTAATCCTGGATCAGGAGACATAGATATTCAGGGGCAATTTAACTATATCGAGGACATAATCTTCGATAGCCCCCACATCCCTTTTACCAGGCGCACCCTGATTGATGAAGAACTGTTGCTGGCTCAACTCGACTTGGTGCGGGAAAATTTGCCCTTGGCTTTTCAACAAGCTACTAGAATAATTGAAGAACACGATGCAATTATCCAGCAAGCTGAACAGTACGCTCAAGAAATCATTGAGACAGCTCAGCGGCGTGCTGAAATGATCTTAGATGAACTAGGTATTATTCAGCAAGCAGAACACGAAGCCCAACAAATCAGCCAACAAGTTCAAAAAGAGTGTGAGGCGATGCACAAGCAAACGGTATCGGAGCTTGAGCAGATGCGCCGCAAAGCCCAGCAGGAACTGGAGCAAATGCGCCAAATGACCCTAGCTGAGTGTGAGGAAATTCAAAATGGGGCAGATGCCTACGCTGACGGAGTGCTCTACAATATCGAGCAGCACCTCAGTGACATGCTTAGAGTAATTCGCAACGGACGTCAGCAACTCAATGGTTCTGTCAAACCCCAAAACTCTGGCAAGAAAGACAATGGTAAGAAAGATAATGGTAAGAAAGACAATGGTAAGGGGGGTTCAATCTCACCTAAAATCCCATCCAAGTCAAAAAAAAGATGA
- a CDS encoding PAP/fibrillin family protein, with translation MIGKAELLEAIAGKNRGLLASKTDKTAILAAVTQLEGRNPTPRPLEAQDLLDGNWRLLYTTSQELLNLDGFPLVQLGQIYQCVRTSDTKIYNIAELSGIPYLEGVVCVCAKFEPVSQCRVNVKFDRSIIGLQSLLSYSSANDFIEQIEAGKKFPAIDFPINRDNQQGWLEITYLDDDLRIGRGNQGSLFVLTKK, from the coding sequence ATGATTGGCAAGGCGGAACTCTTAGAAGCGATCGCAGGAAAGAATCGTGGTCTATTAGCAAGCAAAACCGATAAAACAGCAATACTCGCAGCAGTTACTCAACTGGAAGGGAGAAACCCTACCCCTCGACCCCTTGAGGCGCAAGACTTGCTAGATGGTAACTGGCGTCTGCTATATACCACGAGTCAAGAACTTTTGAATCTTGACGGATTTCCCTTGGTACAACTGGGTCAAATCTACCAATGTGTTCGTACCTCAGATACTAAAATTTACAACATCGCTGAATTATCTGGTATTCCTTATCTCGAAGGTGTTGTCTGTGTTTGTGCTAAATTTGAGCCAGTATCTCAATGCCGGGTTAATGTTAAGTTCGACAGGTCTATCATTGGTCTACAAAGCTTGCTGAGCTATAGCTCTGCCAATGATTTCATTGAGCAAATCGAAGCTGGCAAAAAGTTCCCAGCTATTGACTTTCCCATCAATAGGGACAACCAACAGGGTTGGTTAGAGATCACCTATCTTGACGATGACCTGCGCATTGGACGGGGGAATCAGGGGAGTTTGTTTGTGTTAACCAAGAAATAA
- a CDS encoding type II toxin-antitoxin system HicB family antitoxin, whose product MNNLMKYKEYLGSVNYNDEDEILYGKVEYIRSLISYEGQDVESLRASFYEAVDDYLELCQLKGIEPEKPFKGSFNIRPGTELHRRAAYAAIEQGINLNQLVTEALEQYLR is encoded by the coding sequence ATGAATAACTTGATGAAATACAAGGAATACCTTGGCTCGGTCAATTACAATGATGAGGATGAGATTTTATACGGGAAAGTAGAGTATATTCGTAGCCTGATCAGTTATGAAGGTCAGGATGTTGAATCTCTTCGCGCCAGTTTTTATGAAGCAGTGGATGATTACCTAGAGCTTTGTCAACTCAAAGGGATAGAACCGGAAAAGCCTTTCAAGGGAAGCTTTAACATCAGACCTGGAACCGAGCTTCATCGACGTGCTGCCTACGCAGCTATTGAACAAGGCATAAACTTGAACCAGCTAGTGACAGAGGCACTTGAGCAGTATCTCAGATAA